From bacterium, the proteins below share one genomic window:
- a CDS encoding GAF domain-containing protein translates to MSATAKKLVQSHHSFQQAPLPFASTHIENELDNTQELAGSHESLSLVSPSETNLRQDSKPTLSTEQEALASVSNPQNVDSEFVTPLQHQGCNFEELRSDLSQTLKLAANALETHSVFLLLPSNVFERIVQGSESDLFRNGKQESEYGHEGLFPLASQTLSPTALPKKQKVITAGPALWVAKTGKPLHISPFEMDATGLGIYGTHIPLKSFAAVPFGNNGKALHQNPQNSVKYGVLAVDSMKAYKFTPLQMKLLQQIGTQVERLIALHFERDALLRRSDPESSQPHSSEPHSSGHTLPSSEKVASEFSHSALMELTSNQFEDTLRTLLSDQKERTLSVTSIRFSLDMWRPSQEVASDSPNNPTQPKEDQAKDDTSSGGSLLSRRISAEHLLAISVHLQHAWHEASVAFFKSLQSEKLEGETTGEHQSAASLIFTQEIVLVCDHLRSAMLTKKMRALFLFFLRKRLQYVTTDPREEAFEVLVNEIIKSSSDTLTNLNNGSGCLRDWLADALSKSTGFSSNTSGGSSLPKRPPSALYRWLRGEGRGNATRRHQKPFNSQTSEQQTGTQGFARSTLHIEANSAGRKGMLETLRGRSIKQVKNFNHQSS, encoded by the coding sequence GTGTCGGCCACCGCCAAAAAGCTCGTTCAAAGCCACCACTCATTCCAACAAGCACCCCTTCCATTTGCCTCAACTCATATCGAGAATGAGTTGGATAACACTCAAGAATTGGCAGGTTCTCATGAGAGCCTTTCTCTTGTTTCACCGTCAGAAACTAACCTGCGGCAAGACTCCAAGCCGACACTGAGCACTGAACAGGAGGCGCTTGCTTCTGTCAGCAATCCACAAAACGTGGATTCGGAATTTGTTACTCCTCTACAACATCAAGGCTGCAACTTCGAAGAACTGAGATCTGATCTTTCTCAAACGCTAAAGCTTGCGGCAAACGCCCTTGAAACTCACTCGGTATTCCTGCTCCTACCGAGCAACGTTTTTGAACGGATCGTACAGGGAAGCGAAAGCGATCTTTTTCGTAATGGGAAACAGGAGTCTGAATACGGCCACGAAGGACTCTTCCCTCTTGCAAGTCAGACACTATCGCCAACAGCTCTTCCAAAAAAGCAGAAGGTCATTACAGCGGGTCCAGCGCTTTGGGTCGCAAAGACTGGAAAGCCTCTTCATATCTCTCCCTTTGAGATGGATGCTACTGGCCTTGGCATTTATGGAACTCATATTCCACTCAAAAGTTTTGCCGCTGTCCCCTTCGGGAATAATGGAAAGGCATTGCATCAAAATCCCCAAAACTCGGTAAAATATGGAGTTCTTGCGGTCGATAGCATGAAGGCTTACAAGTTTACGCCCCTTCAAATGAAACTTCTCCAACAGATCGGAACTCAAGTTGAGAGGCTAATCGCTCTTCACTTCGAACGAGATGCACTTCTTCGAAGAAGTGACCCTGAGAGCAGTCAGCCTCATAGTAGTGAGCCTCATAGTAGTGGTCACACCTTGCCGAGCTCCGAGAAGGTTGCCAGCGAGTTTTCGCACTCAGCGCTCATGGAGCTAACATCAAATCAATTTGAAGACACCCTGAGAACACTCCTCTCCGATCAGAAAGAAAGGACTCTCTCTGTCACCTCGATCCGTTTCTCTCTCGATATGTGGCGGCCTTCTCAGGAGGTCGCATCGGATTCCCCAAACAACCCGACCCAGCCGAAAGAAGACCAAGCAAAAGACGATACGTCGTCTGGTGGAAGCTTGCTTTCTCGTCGCATATCAGCGGAACACCTGCTCGCCATCTCCGTGCACTTACAACATGCATGGCATGAAGCGAGTGTCGCTTTTTTCAAATCACTTCAATCTGAAAAACTTGAGGGCGAGACAACGGGTGAGCACCAAAGCGCGGCCTCGCTCATCTTCACCCAAGAAATCGTACTGGTATGCGATCACTTGCGCAGCGCCATGCTCACGAAGAAAATGCGCGCCCTGTTTCTCTTCTTTCTCCGTAAAAGGCTCCAATACGTAACAACGGATCCTCGAGAGGAAGCATTCGAAGTCCTCGTCAATGAAATCATCAAATCTTCAAGTGACACCCTGACAAATCTGAACAATGGAAGCGGGTGTCTGAGGGATTGGCTCGCAGATGCCTTATCAAAGAGTACTGGCTTTTCCTCAAACACCAGTGGTGGCTCTTCGCTACCGAAGAGACCCCCCTCAGCTCTCTATAGATGGCTCCGAGGAGAAGGAAGAGGCAACGCTACGCGGCGTCACCAGAAACCATTCAATTCTCAGACCTCCGAGCAGCAAACGGGGACTCAAGGATTCGCTCGCTCAACTCTTCATATTGAGGCAAATAGTGCGGGAAGAAAAGGCATGCTGGAAACACTTCGAGGAAGGTCCATAAAGCAGGTAAAGAATTT